One Kitasatospora sp. MAP12-44 DNA segment encodes these proteins:
- the leuE gene encoding leucine efflux protein LeuE, whose amino-acid sequence MLGVTNLATYTLGALVIVLLPGPNSLYVLSVAARKGVRTAYRAATGVFLGDFTLISLTSLGAASLLKANPAVFAVVRFGGAGYLLWIGFGMVRAARRLWREHHTPPTADPVEAAASDAGENPLRRALMISLFNPKAILFLLSFFTQFVDPSYGQPAFSFALLGGILQTLSALYLTALIFAGTSLAAAFSRRKRLSAGLTGAVAVLFATFAAKLATSSA is encoded by the coding sequence ATGCTGGGAGTCACCAACCTCGCCACCTACACCCTCGGCGCGCTGGTCATCGTGCTGCTGCCCGGCCCGAACTCCCTCTATGTGCTGTCGGTGGCCGCCCGCAAGGGCGTCCGCACCGCCTACCGGGCCGCGACCGGCGTCTTCCTCGGCGACTTCACCCTGATCAGCCTCACCTCGCTGGGCGCCGCCTCGCTGCTCAAGGCCAACCCCGCGGTCTTCGCCGTGGTCCGCTTCGGCGGGGCGGGCTACCTGCTCTGGATCGGCTTCGGCATGGTCCGCGCCGCCCGCCGGCTCTGGCGCGAGCACCACACCCCGCCGACCGCCGACCCGGTCGAGGCCGCCGCCTCGGACGCCGGGGAGAACCCGCTGCGCCGGGCGCTGATGATCAGCCTCTTCAACCCCAAGGCGATCCTCTTCCTGCTCTCGTTCTTCACCCAGTTCGTCGACCCCTCCTACGGGCAGCCCGCCTTCTCCTTCGCCCTGCTCGGCGGGATCCTGCAGACCCTCTCGGCGCTCTACCTGACCGCCCTGATCTTCGCCGGCACCTCCCTCGCGGCCGCGTTCAGCCGCCGCAAGCGCCTCTCCGCCGGTCTCACCGGCGCCGTGGCCGTCCTCTTCGCGACCTTCGCCGCCAAGCTCGCCACGTCCTCCGCGTGA
- a CDS encoding TetR family transcriptional regulator C-terminal domain-containing protein gives MPPARGDHEARRRDVSEAVWRVLVAQGFGGLTLRAVAAEMDASTGLLTHYFPNKRALLRTALEILAQRSEERPRRAAPAEGLAALRAALLDILPLTAESAAANRIWVSSWDVALADPELAAEHAERYRRSRERLTAIVAAAQRLGELPAGTPTDDLAAAAQGFSLGLVVQALFAPAEFPAERQILLLEQWLATWSSAGPGPAQCPPAGTG, from the coding sequence ATGCCGCCCGCCCGTGGAGACCATGAAGCCCGCCGCCGCGATGTGTCCGAAGCCGTCTGGCGGGTGCTCGTCGCCCAGGGCTTCGGCGGCCTGACACTGCGCGCGGTGGCGGCCGAGATGGACGCCTCGACGGGGCTGCTCACGCACTACTTCCCGAACAAGCGCGCGCTGCTGCGCACCGCGCTGGAGATCCTGGCGCAGCGCTCCGAGGAGCGCCCGCGCCGCGCCGCGCCCGCCGAGGGGCTGGCGGCGCTGCGGGCGGCGCTCCTCGACATCCTGCCGCTCACCGCGGAGAGCGCCGCCGCCAACCGGATCTGGGTCAGCTCCTGGGACGTCGCGCTCGCCGACCCCGAGCTGGCGGCCGAGCACGCGGAGCGCTACCGCCGCTCGCGCGAGCGGCTCACCGCCATCGTCGCCGCCGCCCAGCGGCTCGGCGAACTACCGGCCGGCACCCCGACCGACGATCTGGCCGCCGCCGCCCAGGGGTTCTCGCTGGGCCTGGTGGTACAGGCGCTCTTCGCACCCGCCGAGTTCCCGGCTGAGCGTCAGATCCTGCTGCTGGAGCAGTGGTTGGCTACTTGGAGCAGCGCAGGCCCTGGGCCGGCGCAGTGCCCGCCAGCAGGTACTGGTTGA
- a CDS encoding alpha/beta hydrolase: MRPVRRHRTTVAARTASALLAAGLMLAGCTSAHPGAAKSPKPSKPDNGGPISADGTPAASTAPATPLEPLPAAIPADLASYYAQQLTWQPCDQRFECATFKVPLDYAHPAGGDLSLSAVRQKASGDGSAQRLGSLLLNPGGPGGSAIEYVESVAGSYDPKVRAAYDLVGLDPRGVGRSSPVSCLSGDRMDAYTAVDSTPDDPAKVAQLVAADKEFAAACEQHSGSLLGHVSTVEAARDMDVLRALLGDPKLAYVGKSYGTLLGATYAGLFPSRVGRLVLDGAVDPALDALTSNRTQAGGFETAWAAFAQDCVKRDDCPIGSTEQQAGQQLDALFGKLDATALNGDGARKLTKSQAVTGVIEAMYAEFLWPQLRAALKSAQSGDGGPLLKLSDDYYERASDGSYPNLMFANMAVNCLDEPAPFANPDEVARAVPDFEKASPHFGRDMAWMALSCAYWPVKPTGGAHTVRAAGAAPIVVVGTTRDPATPYAWAQSLAGQLESGRLLTYDGDGHTAYGRHNDCVDSAVNQYLLAGTAPAQGLRCSK; this comes from the coding sequence ATGCGCCCTGTCCGGCGGCACCGAACCACCGTCGCGGCGCGGACGGCGTCAGCACTGCTCGCGGCCGGGCTGATGCTCGCCGGCTGCACCTCGGCCCACCCCGGCGCCGCCAAGTCGCCGAAGCCGTCCAAGCCGGACAACGGCGGCCCGATCTCCGCCGACGGCACCCCGGCCGCGAGCACCGCCCCGGCCACCCCGCTGGAGCCGCTGCCCGCGGCGATCCCGGCCGACCTCGCCTCCTACTACGCGCAGCAGCTGACGTGGCAGCCGTGCGACCAGCGCTTCGAGTGCGCCACCTTCAAGGTGCCGCTCGACTACGCCCACCCGGCCGGCGGCGATCTGAGCCTCAGCGCAGTCCGCCAGAAGGCCTCCGGCGACGGCTCCGCCCAGCGGCTGGGCTCGCTGCTGCTCAACCCGGGGGGGCCCGGGGGCTCCGCGATCGAGTACGTCGAGTCGGTGGCGGGCAGCTACGACCCGAAGGTCCGCGCAGCCTACGACCTGGTCGGTCTGGACCCGCGCGGGGTCGGCCGCAGCAGCCCGGTCAGCTGCCTGAGCGGCGACCGGATGGACGCCTACACCGCTGTCGACAGCACTCCGGACGATCCGGCCAAGGTCGCTCAACTGGTCGCGGCGGACAAGGAGTTCGCTGCGGCCTGCGAGCAGCACTCGGGCTCGCTGCTCGGCCATGTCAGCACGGTCGAGGCGGCCCGCGACATGGACGTCCTGCGGGCGCTGCTCGGCGACCCGAAGCTCGCCTACGTCGGCAAGTCGTACGGCACGCTGCTCGGCGCGACGTACGCCGGGCTCTTCCCCAGCAGGGTCGGCCGGCTGGTGCTCGACGGCGCGGTCGATCCGGCGCTGGACGCGCTGACCAGCAACCGCACCCAGGCGGGCGGCTTCGAGACGGCCTGGGCGGCGTTCGCGCAGGACTGTGTCAAGCGCGACGACTGCCCGATCGGCAGCACCGAGCAGCAGGCCGGCCAGCAGCTCGACGCGCTCTTCGGCAAGCTCGACGCCACCGCGCTGAACGGTGACGGGGCACGGAAGTTGACCAAGTCGCAGGCCGTCACCGGGGTCATCGAGGCGATGTACGCGGAGTTCCTCTGGCCGCAGCTGCGCGCCGCGCTGAAGTCGGCGCAGAGCGGCGACGGCGGCCCGCTGCTCAAGCTCTCGGACGACTACTACGAGCGCGCGAGCGACGGCTCGTACCCCAACCTGATGTTCGCGAACATGGCCGTCAACTGCCTGGACGAGCCGGCCCCGTTCGCCAACCCGGACGAAGTCGCCCGCGCGGTACCCGACTTCGAGAAGGCCTCGCCGCACTTCGGGCGCGACATGGCCTGGATGGCGCTGTCCTGCGCGTACTGGCCGGTCAAGCCGACCGGTGGCGCGCACACCGTCCGGGCGGCCGGCGCGGCCCCGATCGTCGTGGTCGGCACTACGCGCGACCCGGCCACGCCGTACGCCTGGGCGCAGTCGCTGGCAGGCCAGTTGGAGTCCGGCCGGCTGCTGACCTACGACGGCGACGGGCACACGGCCTACGGTCGACACAACGACTGCGTGGACTCCGCGGTCAACCAGTACCTGCTGGCGGGCACTGCGCCGGCCCAGGGCCTGCGCTGCTCCAAGTAG
- a CDS encoding DNA polymerase III subunit delta', whose amino-acid sequence MAVWDDLVGQERVVEQLTAAARAARATVLAGRGGGAAQVGGAAQVGGNASLMTHAWLLTGPPGAGQVTAARAFAAALQCTSPDLDLGGTPGCGFCDGCHTVMAESHADVKFVRSDGLSIGVGDMRSLVLRASSYPTGGRWSVILIDAAHRLTEAAANALLKGVEEPSPRTVWLLCAPSVQDTLPTIRSRCRHLVLGTPSAAAVADTLVRRDGVDPVLARIAALAGQGDVERSRRLAVDEQARTRRLEVLRIPLEVDGVGGCLAAAQRLVDTAKADADALAETRDAKETGDLKAAYGAAEGLGGKAPRGMAGAVKDLEKRQKSRATRTRRESLGVALLDLLGFYRDVLTLQLGAASALANEDQRPALGRIAAAGPPEGTLRRIEAVLACRQALDRNVDPLLAVEAMTLALRAG is encoded by the coding sequence GTGGCCGTCTGGGACGACCTGGTGGGCCAGGAGCGGGTGGTCGAGCAGCTGACCGCCGCCGCCCGGGCGGCCCGCGCCACGGTGCTCGCGGGCCGGGGCGGCGGTGCGGCCCAGGTCGGCGGTGCGGCCCAGGTCGGCGGCAACGCCTCGCTGATGACGCACGCCTGGCTGCTGACCGGCCCGCCCGGCGCCGGCCAGGTCACCGCCGCGCGCGCCTTCGCCGCGGCGCTGCAGTGCACCAGCCCTGATCTCGACCTGGGCGGTACCCCCGGCTGCGGCTTCTGCGACGGCTGCCACACCGTGATGGCCGAGAGCCACGCGGACGTGAAGTTCGTTCGCAGCGACGGCCTGTCGATCGGCGTCGGCGACATGCGCAGCCTGGTGCTGCGCGCCTCCAGCTACCCGACCGGCGGCCGCTGGTCGGTGATCCTGATCGACGCGGCCCACCGGCTGACCGAGGCGGCCGCCAACGCGCTGCTCAAGGGTGTCGAGGAGCCGTCGCCGCGGACGGTCTGGCTGCTCTGCGCGCCGTCGGTCCAGGACACCCTGCCGACCATCCGCTCGCGCTGCCGCCACCTGGTGCTGGGCACGCCGTCCGCCGCCGCGGTGGCGGACACGCTGGTGCGCCGGGACGGTGTCGACCCGGTGCTGGCCCGCATCGCGGCGCTGGCCGGCCAGGGCGACGTGGAGCGCTCCCGGCGGCTCGCGGTGGACGAGCAGGCCCGCACCCGGCGCCTTGAGGTGCTGCGGATCCCGCTGGAGGTCGACGGCGTGGGCGGTTGCCTGGCCGCGGCGCAGCGCCTGGTGGACACCGCCAAGGCCGACGCCGACGCGTTGGCCGAGACCCGCGACGCCAAGGAGACCGGCGACCTCAAGGCCGCCTACGGCGCTGCCGAGGGGCTCGGCGGCAAGGCCCCGCGCGGGATGGCAGGTGCGGTCAAGGACTTGGAGAAGCGGCAGAAGAGCCGGGCCACCCGCACCCGCCGGGAGAGCCTGGGGGTGGCCCTGCTCGACCTGCTGGGCTTCTACCGGGACGTGCTGACGCTGCAGCTGGGCGCGGCCAGCGCGCTGGCCAACGAGGACCAGCGGCCCGCGCTCGGCAGGATCGCCGCGGCCGGCCCGCCCGAGGGCACCCTGCGGCGGATCGAGGCGGTGCTGGCCTGCCGCCAGGCGCTGGACCGCAATGTCGATCCGCTGCTCGCGGTCGAGGCGATGACGCTGGCGCTGCGCGCGGGCTGA
- the tmk gene encoding dTMP kinase: MTSEEQPTPTAAPPDLPQVAPAGTPGERARALLRLRPYRRLWVTQLIGGTADRLAFLVLLPLTVVASTAAGQFGGGYRGVAFAVALVFAVRLAATLLFGAVLLGPLHSLLSSRLDRRWTLIGADGLRAVLLGIAPWWFGWLGGSGAASALLASVFVAGAAERVWAVAKDATTPLLLPAADPYAPQSEQRPSATQLQTVRTLDLRTGWATVPLAAVALVGFTLLNNLFAALGSQWLREHQLTVAALGAAGLLVASGVLLFLQELPRGSVKSVPRSPLQGLRAPTDATPGPALSKGRTGSAPYFTFSAAAAYAAMAGAASLALLTAAEHGAGPVGYGLLVLAATGAPWLGLRLTKVTLPGLSRRRLLAVSLLVMGVALILAGLVFDYVLILLLTVLAGTAAGIVVGIGRALLEQEVEEARLPRVTEHLYAVLRAVVAAALIAVPLIAAAYGQVDYGNRAPGSFTFIHGGAALAVATAGVLTLVLAAVVLLKTDDQRGTVPFGRELLEALGGGRRADAPHRTAGSGFFIALEGGDGAGKSTQAQALAEWIRSKGHEVVLTREPGGSPVGQRLRGLVLDVGNTGLSHRAEALIYAADRAEHVENVIRPALARGAVVITDRYMDSSIAYQGAGRDLAATEVARISRWATGGLVPDLTVVLDVDPTKARERFTEALDRLESEPTEFHARVRAGFLALAAADPARYLVVDGSQQPAFVTTAVRHRLDRELPLSEQEQAARVEQERRAKEAAERRAAEEARLKAEAEAAERKRLALLEELRAEQAEKDRLAQEEADRVAAEAARKAAELARAKAEEEAKRRAAEEAERRVAEQARLAVEAAERERIAAEAAEQAEMHRRRDVQREEQRRRAEEALQRAEAARVAEAAALAAASATSATSTASTTSTTELPQVAGPEDLTQEISERDRQAAVAAADAAARAGAAKAPAAVDETAVLPAAVPAADKARGKAAGKAAGKATGRVAEQAAEKTSVLPKVASTGPLPPVLPVEERVPPGLWRPEPTAERPVEQTREFPAATDAAAPEQPRASRPSWAGGAAVEPTEAAPEPERARPSWAEETPMDDLPSLTDTLLGSREDWARWQQAEPEGEQPGEADGDGRKRRK, encoded by the coding sequence ATGACGAGCGAGGAGCAGCCCACCCCCACCGCAGCGCCCCCCGATCTCCCGCAGGTCGCGCCGGCCGGCACGCCCGGCGAGCGGGCCCGGGCGCTGCTGCGGCTGCGCCCGTACCGGCGCCTGTGGGTCACTCAGCTGATCGGCGGTACGGCCGACCGGCTGGCGTTCCTGGTCCTGCTGCCGCTCACGGTGGTCGCCTCGACCGCGGCGGGGCAGTTCGGCGGCGGCTACCGCGGCGTCGCGTTCGCCGTGGCGCTGGTCTTCGCCGTCCGGCTGGCCGCGACGCTGCTCTTCGGGGCCGTCCTGCTCGGCCCGCTGCACAGCCTGCTCAGCAGCAGGCTGGACCGCCGCTGGACGCTGATCGGCGCGGACGGGCTGCGCGCGGTGCTGCTCGGCATCGCGCCCTGGTGGTTCGGCTGGCTGGGCGGCTCAGGAGCCGCCTCGGCGCTGCTCGCCTCGGTCTTCGTAGCCGGCGCCGCCGAGCGCGTCTGGGCGGTCGCCAAGGACGCCACCACGCCGCTGCTGCTGCCGGCCGCCGACCCCTACGCCCCGCAGTCCGAGCAGCGGCCGTCCGCCACCCAGCTGCAGACCGTCCGCACCCTGGACCTGCGCACCGGTTGGGCCACTGTCCCGCTCGCTGCGGTCGCCCTGGTCGGCTTCACGCTGCTCAACAACCTCTTCGCGGCGCTCGGCTCGCAGTGGCTGAGGGAGCATCAGCTGACCGTGGCCGCGCTCGGCGCGGCCGGCCTGCTGGTCGCCTCCGGGGTGCTGCTGTTCCTGCAGGAGCTGCCGCGCGGCAGCGTGAAGAGCGTCCCGCGCTCCCCGCTGCAGGGCCTGCGCGCCCCCACCGACGCCACCCCGGGACCGGCCCTGAGCAAGGGCCGGACGGGCTCCGCGCCCTACTTCACCTTCTCGGCGGCGGCCGCCTACGCCGCGATGGCCGGCGCCGCCTCGCTCGCCCTGCTGACCGCCGCCGAGCACGGCGCGGGCCCGGTCGGCTACGGCCTGCTGGTGCTTGCCGCGACCGGCGCGCCGTGGCTGGGGCTGCGGCTGACCAAGGTCACGCTGCCCGGGCTGTCCCGGCGCCGGCTGCTCGCGGTCTCGCTGCTGGTGATGGGCGTGGCGCTGATCCTGGCCGGGCTGGTCTTCGACTACGTGCTGATCCTGCTGCTCACCGTGCTGGCCGGGACGGCCGCCGGGATAGTGGTCGGCATCGGCCGGGCGCTGCTGGAGCAGGAGGTCGAGGAGGCCAGACTGCCGCGGGTGACCGAACACCTGTACGCCGTGCTGCGCGCGGTGGTGGCGGCCGCGCTGATCGCCGTCCCGCTGATCGCCGCCGCGTACGGGCAGGTCGACTACGGCAACCGGGCCCCCGGCAGCTTCACCTTCATCCACGGCGGCGCCGCGCTCGCGGTGGCCACCGCGGGCGTGCTGACGCTGGTGCTGGCGGCCGTCGTGCTGCTGAAGACGGACGACCAGCGCGGGACGGTGCCGTTCGGCCGCGAGCTGCTGGAGGCGCTCGGCGGCGGCCGCCGTGCCGACGCGCCGCACCGCACCGCGGGCAGCGGCTTCTTCATCGCCCTGGAGGGCGGCGACGGCGCCGGCAAGTCCACCCAGGCGCAGGCACTGGCCGAGTGGATCCGCAGCAAGGGCCACGAGGTCGTGCTCACCCGCGAGCCCGGTGGCAGCCCGGTCGGGCAGCGGCTGCGCGGCCTGGTCCTCGATGTCGGCAACACCGGGCTGTCGCACCGCGCCGAGGCGCTGATTTACGCGGCCGACCGGGCCGAGCATGTGGAGAACGTGATCCGCCCGGCGCTGGCGCGCGGCGCGGTGGTGATCACCGACCGGTACATGGACTCCTCGATCGCCTACCAGGGCGCGGGCCGCGACCTGGCCGCCACCGAGGTGGCCCGGATCTCCCGGTGGGCCACCGGTGGTCTGGTGCCCGACCTGACCGTGGTGCTGGACGTCGACCCGACGAAGGCGCGCGAGCGCTTCACCGAGGCGCTGGACCGCCTGGAGTCCGAGCCGACCGAGTTCCACGCCCGGGTCCGGGCCGGGTTCCTCGCGCTGGCGGCGGCCGACCCGGCGCGCTACCTGGTCGTCGACGGCAGCCAGCAGCCCGCCTTTGTGACCACCGCGGTCCGCCACCGGCTCGACCGCGAGCTGCCGCTCTCCGAGCAGGAGCAGGCCGCGCGGGTCGAGCAGGAGCGCCGGGCCAAGGAGGCCGCCGAGCGCCGGGCCGCCGAGGAGGCCCGGCTGAAGGCCGAGGCCGAGGCGGCCGAGCGCAAGCGGCTGGCCCTGCTGGAGGAGCTGCGGGCCGAGCAGGCGGAGAAGGACCGGCTGGCCCAGGAGGAGGCCGACCGGGTCGCCGCCGAAGCCGCGCGCAAGGCGGCCGAGCTGGCCCGGGCGAAGGCCGAGGAGGAGGCGAAGCGCCGAGCGGCCGAGGAGGCCGAGCGGCGGGTTGCCGAGCAGGCTCGGCTGGCGGTGGAGGCCGCCGAGCGCGAGCGCATCGCGGCGGAGGCCGCGGAGCAGGCCGAGATGCACCGCCGGCGCGATGTGCAGCGCGAGGAGCAGCGCCGGCGCGCCGAGGAGGCGCTGCAGCGGGCCGAGGCGGCCCGGGTGGCCGAGGCCGCGGCGCTGGCCGCCGCCTCCGCGACCTCCGCGACCTCGACGGCTTCGACGACCTCGACGACCGAGCTGCCGCAGGTGGCCGGGCCGGAGGACCTGACGCAGGAGATCTCCGAGCGCGACCGGCAGGCCGCGGTCGCGGCGGCCGACGCTGCTGCGCGGGCCGGGGCCGCGAAGGCGCCGGCTGCCGTCGACGAGACCGCGGTGCTGCCGGCGGCCGTCCCGGCGGCGGACAAGGCGCGGGGGAAGGCAGCGGGGAAGGCAGCGGGGAAGGCGACCGGAAGGGTTGCGGAGCAGGCCGCGGAGAAGACCTCGGTGCTGCCGAAGGTCGCCTCCACCGGGCCGCTCCCGCCGGTGCTGCCGGTCGAGGAGCGGGTGCCGCCGGGTCTCTGGCGCCCCGAGCCGACCGCCGAGCGCCCGGTTGAGCAGACCCGCGAGTTCCCGGCGGCGACGGATGCCGCCGCGCCGGAGCAGCCGCGCGCGAGCCGGCCGTCCTGGGCGGGGGGAGCCGCGGTGGAGCCGACCGAGGCCGCGCCGGAGCCGGAGCGGGCGCGCCCGTCCTGGGCCGAGGAGACGCCGATGGACGACCTGCCGAGCCTGACCGACACCCTGCTCGGCTCACGCGAGGACTGGGCCCGCTGGCAGCAGGCCGAGCCCGAGGGCGAGCAGCCGGGCGAGGCCGACGGCGACGGGCGCAAGCGCCGCAAGTGA
- the topA gene encoding type I DNA topoisomerase: MSPSSETARNGKRLVIVESPAKAKTIKGYLGPGYIVEASVGHIRDLPGTAAEVPDQYTGEVRRLGVDVDHDFAPIYVVNADKKSQVSKLKALLKESDELFLATDEDREGEAIAWHLQEVLKPKVPVKRMVFHEITKDAIQAAVANPRELNQKLVDAQETRRILDRLYGYEVSPVLWKKVMPKLSAGRVQSVATRLVVERERERIAFTSASYWDLTATFATGRTASDAANPENFGARLSTVDGKRIASGRDFGSDGQLKSANTLHLDEPTARALVAALEQTAFSVRSVESKPYRRSPYAPFRTTTLQQEASRKLGFGAKRTMQVAQKLYENGFITYMRTDSTTLSETAINAARAQVTQLYGASYLPDAPRTYASKVKNAQEAHEAVRPSGDRFRTPAETGLSSDEFRLYELIWMRTVASQMKDAVGQSVTVKVGGTSSDRRDVEFSASGKIITFHGFLKAYVEGADDPNAELDDRERRLPQVAQGDPLAAEQLTPEGHATKPPARFTEASLVKELEDREIGRPSTYASIIDTIIARKYVFKKGTALVPSFLSFAVVNLLEKHFGRLVDYDFTARMEDDLDRIANGEAQSVPWLKRFYFGEGEGHAAGGAAEAGNGDGDHLGGLKELVTDLGAIDAREISSFPLSKDITLRVGRYGPYVEKASQVEGEPGQRADVPDEMPPDELTVELAEELLAKPSGDFELGTDPVSGNPLVAKDGRYGPYVTEILPEGTPKTGKNAVKPRTASLLKTMSLDSVTLDDALRLLSLPRVVGADAEGVEITAQNGRYGPYLKRGTDSRSLTDEEQMFTVTLEEALAIYAQPKQRGRAAAAPPLKELGNDPVSERPVVVKDGRFGPYVTDGETNATLRKDDDVETITPERGYELLAEKRARGPVKKVAKKAPAKKATAKKTAAKTTTVAAKKTAAKKTTTAKTAAKTTAAKKTAAKKTVAAKAAAEQD, encoded by the coding sequence GTGTCCCCGAGCAGCGAGACCGCGCGCAACGGCAAGCGACTCGTCATTGTCGAGTCGCCGGCCAAGGCGAAGACGATCAAGGGCTATCTCGGCCCCGGCTACATCGTCGAGGCGAGCGTCGGGCACATCCGCGACCTTCCGGGGACCGCGGCCGAGGTTCCGGACCAGTACACCGGCGAGGTCCGCCGGCTCGGCGTCGACGTCGACCACGACTTCGCCCCCATCTATGTGGTCAACGCGGACAAGAAGTCGCAGGTCTCCAAGCTGAAGGCACTGCTCAAGGAGTCCGACGAGCTCTTCCTCGCCACCGATGAGGACCGCGAGGGTGAGGCGATCGCCTGGCACCTGCAGGAGGTCCTCAAGCCCAAGGTGCCGGTCAAGCGGATGGTCTTCCACGAGATCACCAAGGACGCCATCCAGGCGGCCGTGGCCAACCCGCGCGAGCTGAACCAGAAGCTGGTGGACGCTCAGGAGACCCGCCGCATCCTCGACCGCCTGTACGGGTACGAGGTCTCGCCGGTGCTCTGGAAGAAGGTCATGCCGAAGCTGTCGGCCGGCCGCGTCCAGTCGGTGGCGACCCGCCTGGTGGTCGAGCGCGAGCGCGAGCGGATCGCCTTCACCTCCGCCTCGTACTGGGACCTGACCGCGACCTTCGCGACCGGTCGGACCGCGAGCGACGCGGCCAACCCGGAGAACTTCGGCGCCCGGCTCTCGACCGTGGACGGCAAGCGGATCGCCAGCGGCCGCGACTTCGGCTCCGACGGGCAGCTGAAGAGCGCGAACACCCTGCACCTGGACGAGCCGACCGCGCGGGCGCTGGTCGCCGCGCTGGAGCAGACCGCGTTCAGCGTCCGCAGCGTCGAGTCCAAGCCGTACCGCCGCTCGCCGTACGCGCCGTTCCGCACCACCACGCTCCAGCAGGAGGCCAGCCGCAAGCTGGGCTTCGGCGCGAAGCGCACCATGCAGGTGGCCCAGAAGCTGTACGAGAACGGCTTCATCACCTACATGCGTACCGACTCCACCACGCTCTCCGAGACCGCGATCAACGCGGCCCGGGCGCAGGTCACCCAGCTGTACGGCGCCTCCTACCTGCCGGACGCGCCGCGCACCTACGCCAGCAAGGTCAAGAACGCGCAGGAGGCGCACGAGGCGGTCCGCCCCTCCGGCGACCGCTTCCGCACCCCGGCCGAGACCGGTCTGAGCAGCGACGAGTTCCGGCTCTACGAGCTGATCTGGATGCGCACCGTCGCCTCGCAGATGAAGGACGCGGTCGGACAGTCCGTCACCGTCAAGGTGGGCGGCACCTCTTCGGACCGCCGCGACGTCGAGTTCTCCGCCTCCGGCAAGATCATCACCTTCCACGGCTTCCTCAAGGCCTACGTCGAGGGCGCGGACGACCCCAACGCCGAGCTGGACGACCGCGAGCGCCGGCTGCCGCAGGTCGCCCAGGGCGACCCGCTCGCCGCCGAGCAGCTCACCCCCGAGGGCCACGCCACCAAGCCGCCGGCCCGCTTCACCGAGGCCTCGCTGGTCAAGGAGCTGGAGGACCGCGAGATCGGTCGGCCCTCGACCTATGCGTCGATCATCGACACGATCATCGCCCGCAAGTACGTCTTCAAGAAGGGGACGGCCCTGGTGCCGTCCTTCCTCTCCTTCGCCGTGGTGAACCTGCTGGAGAAGCACTTCGGCCGGCTGGTCGACTACGACTTCACCGCGCGGATGGAGGACGACCTCGACCGGATCGCCAACGGCGAGGCGCAGTCCGTGCCGTGGCTCAAGCGCTTCTACTTCGGCGAGGGCGAGGGCCACGCCGCGGGCGGCGCCGCCGAGGCCGGCAACGGTGACGGCGACCACCTGGGCGGCCTGAAGGAGCTGGTGACCGACCTCGGCGCGATCGACGCCCGGGAGATCAGCTCGTTCCCGCTGAGCAAGGACATCACCCTGCGGGTCGGCCGCTACGGCCCGTACGTGGAGAAGGCCTCGCAGGTCGAGGGCGAGCCCGGCCAGCGCGCCGACGTGCCCGATGAGATGCCGCCGGACGAGCTGACCGTCGAGCTGGCCGAGGAGCTGCTGGCCAAGCCCAGCGGCGACTTCGAGCTGGGCACCGACCCGGTCAGCGGCAACCCGCTGGTGGCCAAGGACGGCCGCTACGGCCCGTACGTCACCGAGATCCTGCCCGAGGGCACGCCGAAGACCGGCAAGAACGCGGTCAAGCCGCGCACCGCCTCGCTGCTCAAGACGATGTCGCTGGACAGCGTCACGCTGGACGACGCGCTGCGGCTGCTCTCGCTGCCGCGGGTGGTCGGCGCGGACGCCGAGGGCGTGGAGATCACCGCGCAGAACGGCCGCTACGGCCCGTACCTCAAGCGCGGCACCGACTCGCGGTCGCTGACCGACGAGGAGCAGATGTTCACGGTCACGCTGGAGGAGGCGCTGGCCATCTACGCGCAGCCCAAGCAGCGCGGCCGGGCCGCCGCCGCGCCGCCGCTCAAGGAGCTGGGCAACGACCCGGTCAGCGAGCGCCCGGTGGTCGTCAAGGACGGCCGCTTCGGCCCGTACGTGACGGATGGCGAGACCAACGCGACGCTGCGCAAGGACGACGACGTCGAGACCATCACGCCCGAGCGGGGCTACGAGCTGCTCGCCGAGAAGCGGGCGCGCGGGCCGGTGAAGAAGGTGGCCAAGAAGGCTCCGGCCAAGAAGGCGACCGCCAAGAAGACCGCCGCGAAGACCACCACGGTGGCGGCCAAGAAGACGGCGGCCAAGAAGACGACCACCGCCAAGACCGCCGCCAAGACCACGGCGGCCAAGAAGACCGCGGCGAAGAAGACGGTGGCCGCGAAGGCCGCCGCCGAGCAGGACTGA